GATGAGCGCAACCTGCTGCTGCAGCGTGCGGGCAAAATTAATTTTCACGTATCCGGGATCGGGCAGGAGACGTGTCAGGTTGCTGCTGCGTTTGCCCTCGACCGGGAGAAAGATTACTTTTTACCCTATTACCGCGACTATGGATTTGTATTGGCAGTGGGCATGACGCCTCGCGAACTGATGCTGTCGGCTTTTGCCAAGGCAGAGGATCCGAACAGCGGCGGACGGCAGATGCCTGGACACTTTGGCAGTAAACGCCTGCGAATTGTGACGGGCTCCAGCCCTGTAACCACACAGCTTCCGCATGCAGTGGGTATCGCACTGGCGGCGAAGATGCAGAAGAAGGATTTTGTATCGTTTGTTACGTTTGGCGAGGGCTCAAGCAATCAGGGGGATTTTCACGAGGGCTGCAACTTTGCGGGCGTTCACAAACTTCCTGTCATTATCATGTGCGAGAATAACCAATACGCCATTTCGGTGCCGCTTCATAAACAGATTAGCGGGAAGGTAAGCGACCGCGCGCTCGGTTATGGATTCCCTGGCATTCGAGTGGACGGCAACGATGCGCTCGAGGTCTATGCAGCCGTAAAGGAAGCGCGTGAGCGTGCGATTCGCGGAGAAGGTCCAACACTGATCGAATCCATGATGTACCGTTTGTCTCCGCACTCCACATCGGATAACGATTTGGCGTACCGGACAAAAGAAGAGGTCGAAGAGAACTGGAAGAAAGACGGCGTCGCCCGCTTTAAGAACTATTTGGTCGACTGCGGGCTCTGGGACGAAGCACGCGATCAGGATCTGATTGCGCAATTAAACCTGGAGATCAAAGAAGCGACGGAATCTGCAGACTTGGCTCCATTTCCGAAGCCTGAAGATACGCTTCTTCACGTATATGCCGATGATGAAGGGGGCGTGTAAAAGATGGCGGTAATGGAATATATCGATGCAATTCGCCTGGCCATGAAGGAAGAGATGGAGCGTGACGAGTCCGTATTCGTGTTAGGCGAGGACGTAGGCGTCAAAGGCGGCGTGTTTACAACAACCAAGGGTTTGTTGGATCAGTTCGGCGAAATGAGGGTGCTTGATACCCCGCTCGCGGAGTCCGCGATTGCCGGTGTCGCTATCGGAGCGGCCATGTATGGCATGAAGCCGATTGCCGAGATGCAATATTCGGACTTCATGTTCCCGGCAACCAATCAGATTATTAGTGAAGCAGCGAAAATCCGCTATCGTTCCAATAACGATTGGAGCTGTCCCGTCGTGATTCGTGCGCCGATCGGCGGCGGAATATTCGGGGGATTGTATCATTCCCAGTGCCCGGAATCGGTTTTCTTCGGAACGCCGGGATTGAAAATCGTTGCGCCGTACTCGGCCTATGATGCGAAGGGGCTGCTGAAAGCTGCGATACGCGACCCGGATCCGGTACTGTTCTTTGAGAACAAAAAATGCTACAAGCTGATTACTGGCGATGTACCGGAAGATGATTACGTTGTACCGATCGGCAAAGCGAAATTGCTGCGCGAAGGGTCGGATATTACGGTGATCAGCTACAGTCTGCCGCTGCACTTTGCCATGCAGGCTGCCGAAGAGCTTGAGCAGGAAGAAGGCATCAGCGCGCATGTTCTGGATTTGCGTACGATACAGCCGCTTGACCGGGAAGCGATTATTGAAGCGGCCCGTGCAACGGGTAAAGTGCTGATCGTTCATGAAGATAATAAGACCGGCGGCGTCGGCGGGGAAGTAGCCGCGATTATTGCGGAGCACTGCCTCTATGATCTGGATGCCCCGATCATGCGCTTGTGCGGTCCGGATGTACCAGCTATGCCAATCAGTCCGCCGATGGAGAAATTCTTCATGCTTAACAAGGACAAAGTCAAAGAATCCATGCGTCAATTGGCGCTTTATTAAGAACAGGGAGTGTGAGCATGTCACAAAATCAGAAATTGACCGATGTTACAATGCCTCAGCTGGCGGAATCCCTTGTTTCGGCGACCATTGCCAAGTGGCTGAAGAAGCCGGGGGATGCCATCGAGCAGTACGAACCGATCTGTGAAGTCATTACCGACAAAGTCAATGCCGAGATTCCATCCACCTTGGACGGCGTCATGGGAGAGATTCTTGCCCAGGAGGGCCAGACCGTCAATGTTGGCGAGATCATTTGCCGGATCTCTGTCGCTTCCGGTCAAGGGGCAGATCCTTCTCCCCAGCCGGCTGCAAGTGCTCCCGTGAGTCAGCATCAGGGAAGCGGCAGCGAAGAAGGTTCGATGCGTTTCCGGTATTCCCCAGCTGTGCAAACACTGGCAGCCGAGCATCAGATTGATCTTTCGCGAGTACAGGGATCAGGCATGGGCGGCAGAATCACTCGTAAAGACGTACTGGCTTATATTGAAAAGGGAGGAGCAGCCCAAGGCCAAGGCGCTCCTGCCGGAGCAGCACCAGCCCAGAGCGCCCAGGCACCGAAAGAAACGATACAGCCTAGCGGGACTTCGCCGTTTCAAGGGCTGCAGCATCAGACGCCTGCGGAACCGTCGCCTCCACTTGGCACAGCTATTCCGGATGTGCGTCATTCCGGGCTGCATTTGACGGAATCGCCGAAAATTCCAACCATCGAAGTGGAAGGAATGGAAGGCGGCAGATCGGAATACTTTATCGATGTTACGCCGATGCGTAATGCGATCGCCAGAAATATGCGTCAAAGCGTGACGGAGATTCCGCACGCGTGGACGATGATTGAGGTCGACGTGACCAATATCGTATTGCTGCGTAATCAGCTGAAGGACGAGTTCAAGCGTAAGGAAGGGGTTAATCTGACCTACCTGGCCTTTTTGCTGAAAGCCGTTGTGAACGCAATTAAAGATTATCCGATCATGAATTCGTTCTGGGCCGTGGATAAAATCGTGGTGAAGCGCGATATCAATCTGTCCCTGGCCGTCGGAACAGAGGATTCCGTGCTGACGCCGGTCATCCACCGTGCCGACCAGAAGAATATTGCCGGCTTGGCTAGAGAGATCGAAGAGCTTGCACGCAAGACCCGTGAAGGCAAGCTGAAGCTAGACGACATGCAGGGCGGTACCTTTACGGTGAACAATACGGGATCCTTCGGTTCGATTCTGTCTTATCCGATCATCAACTATCCGCAGGCTGCGATTCTAACGTTTGAATCCATTGTTAAAAAGCCTGTGGTCATCAATGATATGATCGCTGTTCGTTCAATGGCGAACCTGTGTCTTTCCCTCGATCATCGGATTTTGGATGGGGTTATCTGCGGAAGATTCCTGCAGCGGGTTAAGGATAACCTGGAAGGGTACACCCTGGATACGAAGCTTTATTAATGTCTCTTCTATGCATCTGCGGACTGATTCTTCGGAAGAAGGTTCGCAGACGCCACTCATACCAAAGTCATTTACAGGAGCATTCATTGGTTAGTGGGAACCCTATGAAAGAAGGCGTTAGCACATGAATAAACCGTTAGATGTATCGTATACGCCGGTTGTAGATTATGGCATGGCTTGGGAGCTTCAAAAACAACATGTTTCCGCCATCGATCAGGGGGAGCAGCATGAATGCTTGATGCTCCTTCAACATCCTCCGACCTATACCATGGGGTCGCAGCGTCATCCGGAGCACTTGCTCTTAAGCAAAGAGGAATTGGAGAAGCAGGGCATCGGCTTGTTTGAAATAGATCGTGGCGGTGACATTACATATCATGGTCCTGGACAGCTTGTCGGGTATCCGCTGTTACTGCTGGACGGCGGCAAGAATTTGAATCTGCACGGATTTCTGCGCGATGTGGAACAGGTCATCATCGATTACTTGGCATCATACAACATCGAAGCCGGCCGCAAACCCGAGTACACCGGGGTATGGGTAGGGGATCTGAAAATTTGCGCCATCGGCGTTAAATTCAATAAAGCCCGCCAGCATCGCGGATTTGTGACAAGCCATGGTTTTGCGTTTAATATTAAATCCGGGATCGCAGACGCGGGATTCGCTGGAATCATTCCATGCGGTATACAGGAATATGGTGTAACTTCATTGGAAGACTGTACGGGGCGGGGTTTTGAAGTTGAGGAAGTAGCCCGGGAGATCGTGCCATTCTTCACCCGGGTATTTCCATATGAGGCTCGTTGGTTGTAACAGCAGGCGCTCGTAAATGCAGGGTGTCAGCGAAGGAATAATGGCTCAAGGATAACCAGCAGTGTTGATCCGATCATCGCAATCAGCATGAGGTAGATAACAATTCGAAACCACTTTTTACGTTGCATTGTGTAACTCCTTTGAAATAGGTTTAATGATGAACATACATGCAGCAGCATCATTCATTGTGATATAGATATAAAGACATTGTATCGTATCTGCGAAAGAGAGGGAAGTCCAGTGATCTCAGAAGAGCGTATCATCCAAGAGTTTATGGAATTGGTTCGTGTCGATAGTGAAACCAAGCATGAAGAAGAGATCTCCAAGGTTCTCAAACATAAATTTTCCGTTCTTGGCTTTGACGTCATCGAAGATGATGCCAAAGAGAAGACAGGGCACGGAGCAGGAAATCTGATTATTACCTGGAAAGCGGACGAGGCGGCCTCGCAAGCGCCTAAACTGCTATTCACCTGCCATATGGACACCGTAACGCCCGGTAAAGGCATTAATCCGACCTTGGGTGATGATGGCTGGATTCGAAGTGATGGAACGACTATCCTCGGTGCTGATGACAAAGCGGGCATCGCCGCACTGCTGGAAGGTATTCGGGTTATCCGGGAAAATAACATTCCCCACGGACAAGTCCAGTTTGTCATTACGGTAGGTGAGGAATCGGGTTTGGTGGGAGCTCGTGCGCTTGACCCTGATGTTTTGGATGCCGATCTCGGCTTTGCCCTGGATTCCAACGGTGAATTAGGCTCCATTGCAGTTGCCGCACCGACCCAAGCAAAAATCAAAATGATTATCAAGGGCAAGTCGGCTCACGCCGGAGTGAACCCGGAGGATGGCATCAGTGCCATTCAAGTCGCTTCAAAAGCGATAGCCAAAATGAAGCTGGGACGCATCGACAAAGAAACCACGGCAAATATTGGCAAGTTCCAGGGTGGAGGCGCAACCAACATCGTCTGTGACCATGTTCAGATTGATGCTGAAGCACGCAGTATCGTTCAAGAGAAAGTGGATAAGCAAGTAAATGATATGCGTGAGGCGCTCGAAACTACCGTGCGGGAGTACAATGCCAATTGTGAGTTCATTAGCGAGATAGTCTACCCGGCTTTCAGTTTTAATGAACATGATGAGGTCGTTCAGCTTGCGCAGCGTGCCATCGGCGGTTTGGGCTTGCCCACCCGCACGTTCCGCTCCGGAGGCGGTAGTGACGCCAACATTTTTAACGGTCTTGGAATTCCAACCGTCAATTTGGCGATTGGATATCAAGATATTCATACGACGCAGGAGCGGATTCAAGCTGCAGATTTGGTCAAGGCGGCGCAGATCGTTGTGGGGATCATCCAGGAAACAGCTAAGGCTTAGTCGACAAACAGGCAGAAGAAAAAGAATAAAGCCCGCGGCGGACATTTGACGTCCCTGCGGGCTTTTAGATTTGTCTGTTAATTCAAGGTTGCCATGGGTGATTGGTTCTCCCGTCTTTTTTGGGCAGGCGACCAAGTGGTATGCCAGTTCGTGTTCTCGACCACATGCAATGCGGCATTGATGTTGTCTATGTATGGTTCAATCTCTTTTCTCGCCACTTCCGAGGAATACTGTTCCTCAAGACGGGCAGAGAGGGAGATCAAGGCTGACTGCAAATAACAAGCAGCTTCGCCGAATCGTATCTCTGTACGCCCGGGATAAGCCACTCTAAGCTGCTCGAACAGGGATGCAGCCTCATCATATTTTCCTTGATCATATAAATGCTCTGCCGCTATAAAACATACTTTCATACAGTTGCTGTCCTGCTCTTGTAGCGGCAGCGCTTCCAATTGGTTTAATTTTGAAATTGCGAGTCCTCTGTAGCCTTCATCATAAAGAAAACAGATCAGAGCATAATAAGCATGCTCGCCGCTATGGGTAAGCAGATGTTCGGCTAGGGATATCATATTAAGCGTAACGGCAGCACGTGCTAATTCTAAAGTATCCGACATGGCGATAAATCGGTCAGGGATTGAATGGTTTATGTTCCACTCGCAGAGCTGCCTGATTCTGGCCAGCTGAGCTCCTTCAGACGTTCTTGGACGTGGCAGTTCGCGCAGGTGGTGAGTCGAGTCGCGAAGGTAACTGTCGATGAGCTGCATGGCTTCAGATACTTGACCCGTCATGATCAGGCAAGCTACATACTGGATACAGGTA
This Paenibacillus sp. JZ16 DNA region includes the following protein-coding sequences:
- a CDS encoding thiamine pyrophosphate-dependent dehydrogenase E1 component subunit alpha; translation: MKEHETVMANNNRHEQLGLSDGQVLDMYKYMVLARKFDERNLLLQRAGKINFHVSGIGQETCQVAAAFALDREKDYFLPYYRDYGFVLAVGMTPRELMLSAFAKAEDPNSGGRQMPGHFGSKRLRIVTGSSPVTTQLPHAVGIALAAKMQKKDFVSFVTFGEGSSNQGDFHEGCNFAGVHKLPVIIMCENNQYAISVPLHKQISGKVSDRALGYGFPGIRVDGNDALEVYAAVKEARERAIRGEGPTLIESMMYRLSPHSTSDNDLAYRTKEEVEENWKKDGVARFKNYLVDCGLWDEARDQDLIAQLNLEIKEATESADLAPFPKPEDTLLHVYADDEGGV
- a CDS encoding alpha-ketoacid dehydrogenase subunit beta, giving the protein MAVMEYIDAIRLAMKEEMERDESVFVLGEDVGVKGGVFTTTKGLLDQFGEMRVLDTPLAESAIAGVAIGAAMYGMKPIAEMQYSDFMFPATNQIISEAAKIRYRSNNDWSCPVVIRAPIGGGIFGGLYHSQCPESVFFGTPGLKIVAPYSAYDAKGLLKAAIRDPDPVLFFENKKCYKLITGDVPEDDYVVPIGKAKLLREGSDITVISYSLPLHFAMQAAEELEQEEGISAHVLDLRTIQPLDREAIIEAARATGKVLIVHEDNKTGGVGGEVAAIIAEHCLYDLDAPIMRLCGPDVPAMPISPPMEKFFMLNKDKVKESMRQLALY
- a CDS encoding dihydrolipoamide acetyltransferase family protein, with amino-acid sequence MSQNQKLTDVTMPQLAESLVSATIAKWLKKPGDAIEQYEPICEVITDKVNAEIPSTLDGVMGEILAQEGQTVNVGEIICRISVASGQGADPSPQPAASAPVSQHQGSGSEEGSMRFRYSPAVQTLAAEHQIDLSRVQGSGMGGRITRKDVLAYIEKGGAAQGQGAPAGAAPAQSAQAPKETIQPSGTSPFQGLQHQTPAEPSPPLGTAIPDVRHSGLHLTESPKIPTIEVEGMEGGRSEYFIDVTPMRNAIARNMRQSVTEIPHAWTMIEVDVTNIVLLRNQLKDEFKRKEGVNLTYLAFLLKAVVNAIKDYPIMNSFWAVDKIVVKRDINLSLAVGTEDSVLTPVIHRADQKNIAGLAREIEELARKTREGKLKLDDMQGGTFTVNNTGSFGSILSYPIINYPQAAILTFESIVKKPVVINDMIAVRSMANLCLSLDHRILDGVICGRFLQRVKDNLEGYTLDTKLY
- the lipB gene encoding lipoyl(octanoyl) transferase LipB is translated as MNKPLDVSYTPVVDYGMAWELQKQHVSAIDQGEQHECLMLLQHPPTYTMGSQRHPEHLLLSKEELEKQGIGLFEIDRGGDITYHGPGQLVGYPLLLLDGGKNLNLHGFLRDVEQVIIDYLASYNIEAGRKPEYTGVWVGDLKICAIGVKFNKARQHRGFVTSHGFAFNIKSGIADAGFAGIIPCGIQEYGVTSLEDCTGRGFEVEEVAREIVPFFTRVFPYEARWL
- the prli42 gene encoding stressosome-associated protein Prli42; this encodes MQRKKWFRIVIYLMLIAMIGSTLLVILEPLFLR
- a CDS encoding tripeptidase T, producing the protein MISEERIIQEFMELVRVDSETKHEEEISKVLKHKFSVLGFDVIEDDAKEKTGHGAGNLIITWKADEAASQAPKLLFTCHMDTVTPGKGINPTLGDDGWIRSDGTTILGADDKAGIAALLEGIRVIRENNIPHGQVQFVITVGEESGLVGARALDPDVLDADLGFALDSNGELGSIAVAAPTQAKIKMIIKGKSAHAGVNPEDGISAIQVASKAIAKMKLGRIDKETTANIGKFQGGGATNIVCDHVQIDAEARSIVQEKVDKQVNDMREALETTVREYNANCEFISEIVYPAFSFNEHDEVVQLAQRAIGGLGLPTRTFRSGGGSDANIFNGLGIPTVNLAIGYQDIHTTQERIQAADLVKAAQIVVGIIQETAKA
- a CDS encoding tetratricopeptide repeat protein, translating into MRHIPIIETEPITNPPSTEYERGKWYKRRGYLEKALKSFKEAAQSAPTDMTSSGWKEVDLSWLEYGLLSMRMRSFGKSEEAFRTVVQHSGTYVQEALNQWAALLHMQGISDHTIWERLLDETRSFPASNIMVGRSLFYIGAYPEAAHCFAKQGSLYPDTCIQYVACLIMTGQVSEAMQLIDSYLRDSTHHLRELPRPRTSEGAQLARIRQLCEWNINHSIPDRFIAMSDTLELARAAVTLNMISLAEHLLTHSGEHAYYALICFLYDEGYRGLAISKLNQLEALPLQEQDSNCMKVCFIAAEHLYDQGKYDEAASLFEQLRVAYPGRTEIRFGEAACYLQSALISLSARLEEQYSSEVARKEIEPYIDNINAALHVVENTNWHTTWSPAQKRRENQSPMATLN